Proteins co-encoded in one Accipiter gentilis chromosome 5, bAccGen1.1, whole genome shotgun sequence genomic window:
- the MED1 gene encoding mediator of RNA polymerase II transcription subunit 1 isoform X1: MKAAPGGAEETEKLNKMSTLLEKLHAKYNQNRPWTETMKLVRQVMEKRVVMNSGGHQHLVSCLETLQKALKVSSLPAMTDRLESIARQNGLGSHLSANGTECYITSDMFYVEVQLDPTGLLCDVKVAHHGENPVSCPELVQHLREKNFDEFSKHLRGLVNLYKLPGDNKLKTKMYLALQSLELDLSKMAGMYWQATNANPLDKILHGSVGYLTPRSGGLLMNLKYYVSPYDLFEDGTGAPVILHENNVPRSLGMNVSVTVEGTMTMYKLPIAPLIMGSHPVDSKGTPSFSSITSANSVDLPACFFLKFPRPIPVSRAFIQKLQGCTGIPLFDTPPTFVPLYELITQFELSKEADPLPLNHNMRFYAALPGQQHCYFLNKDAPLPDGRSLQGTLISKIAFQHPGRVPLILNLIRHQVAYNTLIGSCVKRTVLKEDSPGILQFEVCPLSDSCFSVSFQHPVNDSLVCVVMDVQDSTHVNCKLYKGLSDALICTDDFIAKVVQRCMSIPVTMRAIRRKAETIQADTPALSLIAETVEDMVKKNLPPASSPGYGMTTGSNPMSGTTTPTNTFPGGPITTLFNMSISMKERHDSVGHGEDFSKVSQNPILTSLLQITGNVGSTIGSSPTPPHHTPPPVSSPASNTKNHPMLMNLLKENPPQDFSTLYGSSPLERQNSSSGSPRMEMGPGGNKQKKKKSRMPADKPKHQTEDDFQRELFSMDVDSQNPIFDVNMTADTLDTPHITPAPSQCSTPPTTYPQPIPHSQPSIQRMVRLSSSDSIGADVTDILSDIAEEASKLPTTNEDCPPIGTPVRDSSSSGHSQSALFDPDVFQTNNSENPYTDPADLIADAAVSPNSDSSNHFFPDGVDFNPDLLNSQSQSGFGEEYFDESSQSGDTDDFKGYASQALTTLGVQVLGTDGGENKFKGSNQSDTVDFSIIAAASKALGSSDIMEHHSGGQSPLLNTGDIGKEKSQKRVKEGNGSGSNMAGPGIDGKPGKRSRTPSSDGKSKEKLPKRKKQETDGKSPSHSSSNRPFTPPASTGGSKSPGSSGRSQTPPGVATPPIPKITIQIPKGTVTVGKPSSHGQYTSSGSVTSSSSKSHHSHSSSSSSSSSSTSGKIKSSKSEGSSGSKMSSSLYSSQGGSSSGQSKSSAQSVGKPGSSPITKHGLSSGSGSTKMKPQGKPSSLMNPSMSKPNISPSHSRPSGGSDKLASPMKPVPGTPPSSKAKSPISSGSGGSHMSGTGSSSSMKSSSGMGSSGSMSQKPPPSSNSSTASSSSFSSSGSSMSSSQNQHGSSKGKSPSRNKKPSLTAVIDKLKHGVVTSGPGGDDPMDGQMGPSSNSSSHTMSSKHNMSGGEFQGKREKSDKEKSKVSVSGGSVDSSKKTSDSKNVGSTGVAKIIISKHDGGSPSIKAKVTLQKPGEGGGDSLRPQMASSKSYGSPLISGSTPKHERCSPSHSKSPAYTPQNIDSESESGSSIAEKSYQNSPSSDDGIRPLPEYSSEKHKKHKKEKKKVKDKDRDRDRDRDKDRDKKKSHSMKPESWSKSPISADQSLSMTSSAILSAERPSRASPEFLIGEEDDDLMDVALIGN; the protein is encoded by the exons TATCTTCTCTGCCTGCCATGACAGATCGCTTAGAGTCTATAGCTAGACAAAATGG CCTTGGATCTCACCTTAGTGCAAATGGCACTGAATGTTACATCACTTCAGACATGTTCTATGTGGAAGTCCAGTTAGATCCTACAGGGCTGCTGTGTGATGTCAAGGTGGCTCACCATGGAGAAAACCCTGTG agTTGTCCAGAATTGGTGCAACATCTGAG agagaaaaattttGATGAATTTTCTAAGCACCTAAGGGGGCTTGTGAACCTGTATAAGTTGCCAGGAGACAA caaaCTTAAAACTAAAATGTACTTAGCTCTGCAGTCCTTAGAGTTGGATCTCTCAAAAATGGCAGGGATGTATTG GCAAGCCACCAATGCAAATCCCCTCGACAAGATTCTTCATGGCAGTGTTGGCTATCTCACTCCCAGGAGTGGAG GTCTTCTGATGAATCTCAAGTATTATGTCTCGCCCTATGACTTATTTGAAGATGGCACTGGAGCTCCCGTTATTTTGCATGAGAACAATG TTCCTCGGTCTTTGGGTATGAATGTATCAGTAACAGTTGAGGGAACCATGACTATGTACAAACTTCCAATTGCACCACTGATTATGGGCTCTCATCCAGTTGACAGCAAAGG AACTCCGTCTTTCTCGTCGATCACCAGTGCCAACAGTGTGGACTTACCAGcttgtttcttcctgaaattcCCACGCCCCATTCCAGTGTCTCGAGCTTTCATTCAGAAACTTCAGGGCTGCACAG GTATTCCACTGTTCGACACACCACCAACATTTGTACCCTTGTATGAGTTGATCACACAGTTTGAATTATCCAAGGAGGCTGATCCTCTACCTTTAAACCACAATATGCGCTTCTATGCA gctcttccaGGACAGCAGCACTGTTACTTTCTGAACAAAGATGCTCCTCTCCCAGATGGAAGAAGCCTTCAAGGAACTCTGATTAGTAAAATCGCCTTCCAGCACCCAGGACGGGTTCCTCTCATCCTCAATTTGATCAGACATCAAGTGGCGTACAACACGCTGATTGGCAGCTGTGTCAAGCGAACTGTTTTAAAAGAAG ATTCTCCTGGGATCCTGCAGTTTGAAGTTTGTCCTCTCTCTGACTCCTGTTTTAGTGTATCCTTTCAGCATCCTGTGAATGACTCCCTGGTGTGTG TGGTAATGGATGTGCAAGACTCTACTCATGTGAACTGTAAGCTGTACAAAGGGCTGTCCGATGCTCTTATCTGTACAGATGATTTCATTGCCAAAGTTGTTCAAAG ATGTATGTCCATTCCTGTCACCATGAGAGCAATTCGTAGAAAAGCAGAAACGATTCAAGCAGACACACCAGCCTTGTCCCTCATTGCAGAGACAGTAGAAGATATGGTGAAGAAAAACCttcccccagccagcagcccagggTATGGCATGACCACAGGCAGCAACCCAATGAGTGGTACCACTACCCCAACAAACACTTTTCCTGGGGGGCCCATCACTACTTTGTTTAACATGAGCATAAGCATGAAAGAGAGGCATGACTCGGTGGGCCATGGGGAGGACTTCAGCAAAGTGTCTCAGAACCCTATTCTCACTAGTTTGTTGCAGATCACAGGGAATGTGGGGTCTACCATTGGCTCAAGTCCAACCCCTCCCCATCACACACCACCACCAGTTTCCTCACCAGCAAGCAACACCAAGAACCACCCCATGCTCATGAACCTTCTTAAAGAGAATCCCCCTCAGGATTTCTCCACTCTGTATGGGAGCAGCCCTCTCGAAAGGCAGAACTCTTCCTCTGGCTCCCCCAGAATGGAAATGGGCCCTGGGGggaataagcaaaagaaaaaaaagtcccgCATGCCGGCCGACAAGCCCAAGCATCAGACTGAGGATGATTTCCAGAGGGAGCTCTTTTCAATGGATGTTGACTCCCAGAATCCCATTTTTGATGTCAACATGACTGCAGATACCCTGGACACCCCTCATATTACTCCAGCACCCAGCCAATGCAGCACTCCTCCTACTACATACCCACAGCCTATACCTCACTCGCAGCCCAGTATTCAGAGAATGGTTCGACTTTCTAGTTCGGACAGCATTGGAGCCGATGTTACTGATATCCTTTCGGATATAGCAGAGGAGGCTTCCAAGCTACCCACCACTAACGAGGACTGTCCACCCATTGGTACTCCAGTAAGAGACTCTTCTAGTTCAGGACATTCACAAAGTGCCCTCTTTGACCCAGATGTTTTTCAGACGAACAATAGTGAGAACCCATACACAGATCCAGCAGACCTGATAGCAGACGCTGCTGTGAGCCCCAACAGCGATTcttcaaaccatttttttccagatggaGTAGATTTCAATCCTGACTTGCTGAACAGTCAGAGTCAAAGTGGCTTTGGGGAGGAGTACTTTGATGAGAGTAGTCAGAGTGGAGACACTGATGATTTCAAGGGCTATGCGTCCCAGGCTCTAACTACTTTGGGGGTGCAAGTCTTGGGGACTGACGGGGGGGAAAATAAGTTTAAGGGGAGCAATCAGTCCGATACGGTAGATTTTAGTATTATTGCAGCTGCAAGCAAAGCACTGGGGTCCTCTGACATCATGGAGCATCACAGTGGAGGTCAGAGCCCTTTACTGAACACAGGGGATATAGGAAAGGAAAAGTCTCAGAAACGGGTAAAGGAAGGCAATGGTTCTGGAAGTAACATGGCAGGTCCCGGGATAGATGGGAAGCCAGGGAAGCGCAGCCGGACACCATCCAGTGATGGTAAAAGTAAAGAGAAACTTCCAAAGCGGAAGAAGCAGGAGACAGATGGGAAATCTCCATCTCACAGTTCATCAAACAGGCCTTTCACGCCACCAGCAAGCACAGGTGGGTCCAAATCTCCTGGGAGTTCAGGCAGATCTCAGACTCCTCCTGGTGTAGCTACTCctcctattccaaaaataaccaTTCAGATCCCAAAAGGAACAGTGACTGTGGGCAAACCGTCTTCACATGGCCAGTATACAAGTAGTGGCTCTgtcacctcctccagcagcaaaaGCCATCATAGccattcttcctcctcctcttcttcctcctcttcaacctcaggcaaaattaaaagcagcaaatcAGAAGGGTCTTCTGGCTCAAAGATGAGCAGCAGCCTCTACTCAAGCCAAGGCGGCTCAAGTTCAGGTCAGTCCAAAAGCTCAGCTCAGTCCGTGGGAAAGCCTGGATCCTCCCCCATCACCAAACATGGCCTCAGCAGCGGTTCTGGAAGTACCAAGATGAAACCTCAAGGAAAGCCATCATCACTTATGAACCCTTCCATGAGTAAACCAAACATCTCTCCATCTCATTCTAGACCCTCGGGAGGTTCTGACAAGCTTGCTTCTCCCATGAAACCTGTCCCGGGTACTCCCCCATCATCTAAAGCAAAGTCACCTATCAGTTCAGGTTCCGGAGGCTCCCATATGTCTGGGACCGGATCAAGCTCAAGTATGAAATCGTCTTCAGGAATGGGATCCTCTGGGTCTATGTCACAGAAACCACCTCCTTCATCAAATTCTTCGACAGCgtcttcatcttccttttcatctAGCGGGTCTTCCATGTCTTCATCTCAAAACCAGCATGGAAGTTCCAAAGGCAAGTCTCCAAGCAGAAACAAGAAGCCATCTCTGACTGCAGTCATAGACAAACTTAAACATGGGGTTGTCACTAGCGGGCCTGGTGGAGATGACCCAATGGATGGACAAATGGGGCCAAGTTCCAATTCCTCAAGCCATACTATGTCCTCCAAACACAATATGTCCGGAGGTGAGTTCCAGGGCAAACGTGAGAAGAGTGACAAAGAGAAATCTAAAGTCTCTGTTTCTGGAGGATCTGTTGACTCTTCCAAGAAGACTTCAGATTCCAAAAATGTTGGAAGCACTGGAGTGGCCAAAATTATCATCAGCAAACACGATGGTGGTTCCCCTAGCATTAAAGCCAAAGTAACTTTGCAGAAAcctggggaaggaggtggggatAGCCTAAGGCCTCAGATGGCTTCTTCCAAGAGCTATGGATCCCCTCTAATCAGTGGATCTACTCCAAAACATGAACGCTGCTCTCCCAGCCACAGTAAGTCACCAGCATACACTCCCCAAAACATAGACAGTGAGAGTGAGTCAGGCTCTTCCATAGCAGAGAAATCCTACcagaacagccccagctctgatGATGGCATTAGGCCTTTGCCTGAATATAGCTCAGAAAAACACAAGAAgcacaaaaaagagaagaaaaaagtgaaagacaaAGACCGGGACAGAGATCGGGATCGGGATAAAGACAGAGACAAGAAGAAATCTCACAGCATGAAGCCAGAGAGCTGGTCAAAGTCCCCAATTTCAGCAGACCAGTCTCTCTCCATGACAAGCAGTGCTATCCTTTCGGCTGAGCGCCCATCCCGGGCTAGCCCTGAGTTTTTGATCGGGGAAGAAGATGACGATCTTATGGATGTTGCTCTAATTGGCAATTAA
- the MED1 gene encoding mediator of RNA polymerase II transcription subunit 1 isoform X2: MKAAPGGAEETEKLNKMSTLLEKLHAKYNQNRPWTETMKLVRQVMEKRVVMNSGGHQHLVSCLETLQKALKVSSLPAMTDRLESIARQNGLGSHLSANGTECYITSDMFYVEVQLDPTGLLCDVKVAHHGENPVSCPELVQHLREKNFDEFSKHLRGLVNLYKLPGDNKLKTKMYLALQSLELDLSKMAGMYWQATNANPLDKILHGSVGYLTPRSGGLLMNLKYYVSPYDLFEDGTGAPVILHENNVPRSLGMNVSVTVEGTMTMYKLPIAPLIMGSHPVDSKGTPSFSSITSANSVDLPACFFLKFPRPIPVSRAFIQKLQGCTGIPLFDTPPTFVPLYELITQFELSKEADPLPLNHNMRFYAALPGQQHCYFLNKDAPLPDGRSLQGTLISKIAFQHPGRVPLILNLIRHQVAYNTLIGSCVKRTVLKEDSPGILQFEVCPLSDSCFSVSFQHPVNDSLVCVVMDVQDSTHVNCKLYKGLSDALICTDDFIAKVVQRCMSIPVTMRAIRRKAETIQADTPALSLIAETVEDMVKKNLPPASSPGLLQITGNVGSTIGSSPTPPHHTPPPVSSPASNTKNHPMLMNLLKENPPQDFSTLYGSSPLERQNSSSGSPRMEMGPGGNKQKKKKSRMPADKPKHQTEDDFQRELFSMDVDSQNPIFDVNMTADTLDTPHITPAPSQCSTPPTTYPQPIPHSQPSIQRMVRLSSSDSIGADVTDILSDIAEEASKLPTTNEDCPPIGTPVRDSSSSGHSQSALFDPDVFQTNNSENPYTDPADLIADAAVSPNSDSSNHFFPDGVDFNPDLLNSQSQSGFGEEYFDESSQSGDTDDFKGYASQALTTLGVQVLGTDGGENKFKGSNQSDTVDFSIIAAASKALGSSDIMEHHSGGQSPLLNTGDIGKEKSQKRVKEGNGSGSNMAGPGIDGKPGKRSRTPSSDGKSKEKLPKRKKQETDGKSPSHSSSNRPFTPPASTGGSKSPGSSGRSQTPPGVATPPIPKITIQIPKGTVTVGKPSSHGQYTSSGSVTSSSSKSHHSHSSSSSSSSSSTSGKIKSSKSEGSSGSKMSSSLYSSQGGSSSGQSKSSAQSVGKPGSSPITKHGLSSGSGSTKMKPQGKPSSLMNPSMSKPNISPSHSRPSGGSDKLASPMKPVPGTPPSSKAKSPISSGSGGSHMSGTGSSSSMKSSSGMGSSGSMSQKPPPSSNSSTASSSSFSSSGSSMSSSQNQHGSSKGKSPSRNKKPSLTAVIDKLKHGVVTSGPGGDDPMDGQMGPSSNSSSHTMSSKHNMSGGEFQGKREKSDKEKSKVSVSGGSVDSSKKTSDSKNVGSTGVAKIIISKHDGGSPSIKAKVTLQKPGEGGGDSLRPQMASSKSYGSPLISGSTPKHERCSPSHSKSPAYTPQNIDSESESGSSIAEKSYQNSPSSDDGIRPLPEYSSEKHKKHKKEKKKVKDKDRDRDRDRDKDRDKKKSHSMKPESWSKSPISADQSLSMTSSAILSAERPSRASPEFLIGEEDDDLMDVALIGN, translated from the exons TATCTTCTCTGCCTGCCATGACAGATCGCTTAGAGTCTATAGCTAGACAAAATGG CCTTGGATCTCACCTTAGTGCAAATGGCACTGAATGTTACATCACTTCAGACATGTTCTATGTGGAAGTCCAGTTAGATCCTACAGGGCTGCTGTGTGATGTCAAGGTGGCTCACCATGGAGAAAACCCTGTG agTTGTCCAGAATTGGTGCAACATCTGAG agagaaaaattttGATGAATTTTCTAAGCACCTAAGGGGGCTTGTGAACCTGTATAAGTTGCCAGGAGACAA caaaCTTAAAACTAAAATGTACTTAGCTCTGCAGTCCTTAGAGTTGGATCTCTCAAAAATGGCAGGGATGTATTG GCAAGCCACCAATGCAAATCCCCTCGACAAGATTCTTCATGGCAGTGTTGGCTATCTCACTCCCAGGAGTGGAG GTCTTCTGATGAATCTCAAGTATTATGTCTCGCCCTATGACTTATTTGAAGATGGCACTGGAGCTCCCGTTATTTTGCATGAGAACAATG TTCCTCGGTCTTTGGGTATGAATGTATCAGTAACAGTTGAGGGAACCATGACTATGTACAAACTTCCAATTGCACCACTGATTATGGGCTCTCATCCAGTTGACAGCAAAGG AACTCCGTCTTTCTCGTCGATCACCAGTGCCAACAGTGTGGACTTACCAGcttgtttcttcctgaaattcCCACGCCCCATTCCAGTGTCTCGAGCTTTCATTCAGAAACTTCAGGGCTGCACAG GTATTCCACTGTTCGACACACCACCAACATTTGTACCCTTGTATGAGTTGATCACACAGTTTGAATTATCCAAGGAGGCTGATCCTCTACCTTTAAACCACAATATGCGCTTCTATGCA gctcttccaGGACAGCAGCACTGTTACTTTCTGAACAAAGATGCTCCTCTCCCAGATGGAAGAAGCCTTCAAGGAACTCTGATTAGTAAAATCGCCTTCCAGCACCCAGGACGGGTTCCTCTCATCCTCAATTTGATCAGACATCAAGTGGCGTACAACACGCTGATTGGCAGCTGTGTCAAGCGAACTGTTTTAAAAGAAG ATTCTCCTGGGATCCTGCAGTTTGAAGTTTGTCCTCTCTCTGACTCCTGTTTTAGTGTATCCTTTCAGCATCCTGTGAATGACTCCCTGGTGTGTG TGGTAATGGATGTGCAAGACTCTACTCATGTGAACTGTAAGCTGTACAAAGGGCTGTCCGATGCTCTTATCTGTACAGATGATTTCATTGCCAAAGTTGTTCAAAG ATGTATGTCCATTCCTGTCACCATGAGAGCAATTCGTAGAAAAGCAGAAACGATTCAAGCAGACACACCAGCCTTGTCCCTCATTGCAGAGACAGTAGAAGATATGGTGAAGAAAAACCttcccccagccagcagcccagg TTTGTTGCAGATCACAGGGAATGTGGGGTCTACCATTGGCTCAAGTCCAACCCCTCCCCATCACACACCACCACCAGTTTCCTCACCAGCAAGCAACACCAAGAACCACCCCATGCTCATGAACCTTCTTAAAGAGAATCCCCCTCAGGATTTCTCCACTCTGTATGGGAGCAGCCCTCTCGAAAGGCAGAACTCTTCCTCTGGCTCCCCCAGAATGGAAATGGGCCCTGGGGggaataagcaaaagaaaaaaaagtcccgCATGCCGGCCGACAAGCCCAAGCATCAGACTGAGGATGATTTCCAGAGGGAGCTCTTTTCAATGGATGTTGACTCCCAGAATCCCATTTTTGATGTCAACATGACTGCAGATACCCTGGACACCCCTCATATTACTCCAGCACCCAGCCAATGCAGCACTCCTCCTACTACATACCCACAGCCTATACCTCACTCGCAGCCCAGTATTCAGAGAATGGTTCGACTTTCTAGTTCGGACAGCATTGGAGCCGATGTTACTGATATCCTTTCGGATATAGCAGAGGAGGCTTCCAAGCTACCCACCACTAACGAGGACTGTCCACCCATTGGTACTCCAGTAAGAGACTCTTCTAGTTCAGGACATTCACAAAGTGCCCTCTTTGACCCAGATGTTTTTCAGACGAACAATAGTGAGAACCCATACACAGATCCAGCAGACCTGATAGCAGACGCTGCTGTGAGCCCCAACAGCGATTcttcaaaccatttttttccagatggaGTAGATTTCAATCCTGACTTGCTGAACAGTCAGAGTCAAAGTGGCTTTGGGGAGGAGTACTTTGATGAGAGTAGTCAGAGTGGAGACACTGATGATTTCAAGGGCTATGCGTCCCAGGCTCTAACTACTTTGGGGGTGCAAGTCTTGGGGACTGACGGGGGGGAAAATAAGTTTAAGGGGAGCAATCAGTCCGATACGGTAGATTTTAGTATTATTGCAGCTGCAAGCAAAGCACTGGGGTCCTCTGACATCATGGAGCATCACAGTGGAGGTCAGAGCCCTTTACTGAACACAGGGGATATAGGAAAGGAAAAGTCTCAGAAACGGGTAAAGGAAGGCAATGGTTCTGGAAGTAACATGGCAGGTCCCGGGATAGATGGGAAGCCAGGGAAGCGCAGCCGGACACCATCCAGTGATGGTAAAAGTAAAGAGAAACTTCCAAAGCGGAAGAAGCAGGAGACAGATGGGAAATCTCCATCTCACAGTTCATCAAACAGGCCTTTCACGCCACCAGCAAGCACAGGTGGGTCCAAATCTCCTGGGAGTTCAGGCAGATCTCAGACTCCTCCTGGTGTAGCTACTCctcctattccaaaaataaccaTTCAGATCCCAAAAGGAACAGTGACTGTGGGCAAACCGTCTTCACATGGCCAGTATACAAGTAGTGGCTCTgtcacctcctccagcagcaaaaGCCATCATAGccattcttcctcctcctcttcttcctcctcttcaacctcaggcaaaattaaaagcagcaaatcAGAAGGGTCTTCTGGCTCAAAGATGAGCAGCAGCCTCTACTCAAGCCAAGGCGGCTCAAGTTCAGGTCAGTCCAAAAGCTCAGCTCAGTCCGTGGGAAAGCCTGGATCCTCCCCCATCACCAAACATGGCCTCAGCAGCGGTTCTGGAAGTACCAAGATGAAACCTCAAGGAAAGCCATCATCACTTATGAACCCTTCCATGAGTAAACCAAACATCTCTCCATCTCATTCTAGACCCTCGGGAGGTTCTGACAAGCTTGCTTCTCCCATGAAACCTGTCCCGGGTACTCCCCCATCATCTAAAGCAAAGTCACCTATCAGTTCAGGTTCCGGAGGCTCCCATATGTCTGGGACCGGATCAAGCTCAAGTATGAAATCGTCTTCAGGAATGGGATCCTCTGGGTCTATGTCACAGAAACCACCTCCTTCATCAAATTCTTCGACAGCgtcttcatcttccttttcatctAGCGGGTCTTCCATGTCTTCATCTCAAAACCAGCATGGAAGTTCCAAAGGCAAGTCTCCAAGCAGAAACAAGAAGCCATCTCTGACTGCAGTCATAGACAAACTTAAACATGGGGTTGTCACTAGCGGGCCTGGTGGAGATGACCCAATGGATGGACAAATGGGGCCAAGTTCCAATTCCTCAAGCCATACTATGTCCTCCAAACACAATATGTCCGGAGGTGAGTTCCAGGGCAAACGTGAGAAGAGTGACAAAGAGAAATCTAAAGTCTCTGTTTCTGGAGGATCTGTTGACTCTTCCAAGAAGACTTCAGATTCCAAAAATGTTGGAAGCACTGGAGTGGCCAAAATTATCATCAGCAAACACGATGGTGGTTCCCCTAGCATTAAAGCCAAAGTAACTTTGCAGAAAcctggggaaggaggtggggatAGCCTAAGGCCTCAGATGGCTTCTTCCAAGAGCTATGGATCCCCTCTAATCAGTGGATCTACTCCAAAACATGAACGCTGCTCTCCCAGCCACAGTAAGTCACCAGCATACACTCCCCAAAACATAGACAGTGAGAGTGAGTCAGGCTCTTCCATAGCAGAGAAATCCTACcagaacagccccagctctgatGATGGCATTAGGCCTTTGCCTGAATATAGCTCAGAAAAACACAAGAAgcacaaaaaagagaagaaaaaagtgaaagacaaAGACCGGGACAGAGATCGGGATCGGGATAAAGACAGAGACAAGAAGAAATCTCACAGCATGAAGCCAGAGAGCTGGTCAAAGTCCCCAATTTCAGCAGACCAGTCTCTCTCCATGACAAGCAGTGCTATCCTTTCGGCTGAGCGCCCATCCCGGGCTAGCCCTGAGTTTTTGATCGGGGAAGAAGATGACGATCTTATGGATGTTGCTCTAATTGGCAATTAA